The following is a genomic window from Chloracidobacterium sp..
TCCTTCAATGATCGCGTCGGCGATGCGTGAAGCAAACAAGCGTATCGCCCGCAAAGCGTCATCGTTTCCGGGGATAACGAGGTCAATGTCCTCCGGCGAACAGTTGGTATCGACGACAGCGACGATCGGTATATTCAGCCGGTTCGCTTCTTTGATCGCGATATCCTCTTTTCTGACATCGATCACGAACATCAGGTCGGGCATGCCGTTCATATCCTTGATGCCCGCGAGGTTCTTCATAAGGCTTTCGTGCTCACGGTCGAGTTTGAGGCGCTCCTTCTTTGTAAGCATCTCAAAGCGGCCATCCTCACGCATTGCCTCGATATCTTTCAGCTTCTGGATCGAACGCTGAACCGTCTGGTAGTTGGTCAAAAGGCCGCCGAGCCAGCGGTTATTCACATAGAACTGGCCGCAGCGCTCCGCTTCTTCCTTGATCGCATCCTGAGCCTGACGTTTCGTGCCGACGAAAAGCACCTTCTGGTTGGGGCGCTGTGAAAGTGATTCGGTAACCCAATTAAGGGCATCGCGGAAAAGCTTTTGCGTCTTTTGAAGGTCAATAATATAAATGCCGTTGCGCTCACCAAAGATGTATTCCTTCATCTTCGGGTTCCAACGGCGAACTTGGTGACCAAAATGAACTCCTGCTTCCAGAAGCTCTTTCATTGTAACTGTAGCCAAACTATTGTCTCCTTGGTTTATGTACTCGACAAGACGGCTATGAACCAAGTTGCTTGTCGATGGATTTACAGCTCAGGAACTCGGCACGGCGCCGAATTCCTGAGTTGTGTAAAAATTATCTCTTCGAGAACTGGAATCTCGCACGAGCGCCCTTCTGACCGTATTTCTTACGTTCTTTCTGGCGCGGATCACGCGTTACCAGTCCCGCCTTTTTCAGCGTAGGACGCAGGTCTGCGTTGAATTCCATCAACGCACGCGTAATACCGTGGCGAACCGCGCCGGCCTGTCCGGCCGTGCCGCCGCCGTCAACGGTAACAAGAATGTCGAATTTCTCAGCAGTTTCGGTCAAGCGAAGCGGCTGGCGAATGATCATTCGAAGAGCTTCATTCGGGAAATAGGTGTCAAAATCACGCTTATTGACCGTGATGTTGCCCGTGCCCGGACGAAGGTAAACGCGAGCTGTGGATGTCTTTCTGCGGCCTGTGCCGTAATACTGAATGTCTGCCATAACTAGATCTCGATCGCCTCAGGTTTCTGCGCGGCATGGCGATGCTCGGCATCTGCATAAACCTTTAATTTCTTTGCCATTGCTTTGCCCAGCTTGGTCTTCGGCAGCATGCCCTTAACGGCAAGCTCGATCACCTTCTCAGGCTTTTTCTCGAACATTTCCTTTACCGAAACTTCGCGCAGGCCGCCCGGATACAGCGTATGGCGGCGGTAAAGCTTCTGCTCATTCTTTGCTCCCGTAAAGATCGCGTGGCGTGCATTTATCACTACGCAATGGTCGCCCATATCAAGGAACGGCGTCCATGCAGGATTATTCTTGCCCGAAAGGATGCGGGCAACCTCGGTCGCCAAGCGCCCGACGGTCTTGCCCTTTGCATCGACCACAAGCCATTTGCGGTTATCTGCCAAACCCTTACCGCTGGGGAAATAAGTACTCATAACTCACACACACAAATCGAACTTTCCGCAAAAATGCGAACTGACAGGATATCGAAATGTGAGTTCTGCGTCAAATACCGATTACGTCTTTACCGTGCGTTCGACAGAAGCGGCGGCGCGTTGATCGGCTGCAAAAACGGCAACTCATACGTCAACAACGCTGCGATGAGTATACAGCAAAAGCCCGACGATGGTCTTTGCGTCCTGTATCTCGCCGGTCGAGATCATTTTGACCGCGTCTGCAAGAGGTAAACGCAGGATCTCGACAATTTCGTCATCGTCGAGGTTTTGTGCGGTTCTGGCAAGCTTCGCGGCAAGAAAAAGATGCATCTTCTCGGTCAGAAAGCCCGGCGAGACGTAGAATTCGCTCAATTTCCTGACAGTCTCCGCCCGAAAGCCGACCTCTTCTTCCAACTCACGTCTCGCTGCCTGCTCAAAGGTTTCGCCGGGTTCGATGCCGCCGGCCGGAAGTTCGAGGGTGATGCCGCCGACCGCATGACGATATTGCCTTACAAGAGCGACCGTTCCATCCTCAAAGACCGGCACAATGACCGCACTTCCGCGATGCACAACAATATCACGTTCATATTCAATGTCACCCTCACGAATAACGTCTGTTCGGACATCGAAGATGCGGCCGTGAAAACGGTCACAAGACGAGATGGTTTGAGTTTTCATACTTGAGCGCGCGGCCCGCCGTGTCGCGGTCAATACGTCGCTTCTTTGATGAGCTTGCCGTTCTCCCACGTGCCCCACTTGACCCGGCCGCTGTTCGGTGTCTTGCCGTCATTGCTGAACCTGTACGTGCCCCACCCGTGAGGCTGTCCTTTGACGAAGTCGCCCTCGTATTCGTCGCCTTTTGTATCACCGTCGAGCATGACGAGTTTGCCTTTTCCGGTCATATTTCCGCGAAGGAAATCGCCGGTGTAGATCGACACGATCATATTGAACCGGCCCTTCCCATGGAAGATGCCCTTGAAAACCTCGCCCTCATAGACCTTGCCGTTCGCGAAACGGTACACGCACGTCCCGGTCATCTCGCCGTCGAAGAAACTCCCTTCGTACACATCGCCGTTCTTCTTTTCGAGTTTGCCCTTGCCCGTCGGCCGGTCGAGCTTATCGACCTGGCCGGTGTAAATATCGCCGTTCGGCATCTCGATCCGCTTCGTGGCAACGGCGAGCTTTGACCCTTCGACGACCGCATCCTGCAGCATCTTGCTATAAGCCTTGTCGGCCATCTCCTTGATGTAGCCGTCGATAAAAGGGTCCTTGGGGTCGAACTTCTTCTGCCGCTCGTAATATGCCTTTGCGTTCCTGTAATCGCCTTCATTCGCAAAGGCCATCGCAAGATTCCTCGCCGCCATAGAGGCGCAGGGATTTCCGCGAGGCTCGCTGTGAGCGGCAAGGATCGGTTCGATCTGGTCACGCCATGCCCCGATATTTGCGAACGGCTTCCAATAGCCGTAATGGAACTGCGCGCAGATATTGTTAGGATAGGTCTTCAGCAGACTTGCCCAGTGCGGCATCGGATCGGGTATGCCGGCAACACCCTTTGCACGGTCCTGAGCCATCGACAGGAGTGCGACACGCAGCGAGGTGTAGGCCTTCACGTTCCACTGGTCCGCCGCGATCG
Proteins encoded in this region:
- the rpsB gene encoding 30S ribosomal protein S2 produces the protein MATVTMKELLEAGVHFGHQVRRWNPKMKEYIFGERNGIYIIDLQKTQKLFRDALNWVTESLSQRPNQKVLFVGTKRQAQDAIKEEAERCGQFYVNNRWLGGLLTNYQTVQRSIQKLKDIEAMREDGRFEMLTKKERLKLDREHESLMKNLAGIKDMNGMPDLMFVIDVRKEDIAIKEANRLNIPIVAVVDTNCSPEDIDLVIPGNDDALRAIRLFASRIADAIIEGRQIGTEGGVPVTESTDDSEEPSGTEPESSIVIPAAYLSDDDRAEMESPEIAEDEEEDIEDDAADAPVAETSDDAAPSAEKDNGDDAEAASS
- the rpsI gene encoding 30S ribosomal protein S9; translated protein: MADIQYYGTGRRKTSTARVYLRPGTGNITVNKRDFDTYFPNEALRMIIRQPLRLTETAEKFDILVTVDGGGTAGQAGAVRHGITRALMEFNADLRPTLKKAGLVTRDPRQKERKKYGQKGARARFQFSKR
- the rplM gene encoding 50S ribosomal protein L13, producing the protein MSTYFPSGKGLADNRKWLVVDAKGKTVGRLATEVARILSGKNNPAWTPFLDMGDHCVVINARHAIFTGAKNEQKLYRRHTLYPGGLREVSVKEMFEKKPEKVIELAVKGMLPKTKLGKAMAKKLKVYADAEHRHAAQKPEAIEI
- a CDS encoding NUDIX hydrolase, with the translated sequence MKTQTISSCDRFHGRIFDVRTDVIREGDIEYERDIVVHRGSAVIVPVFEDGTVALVRQYRHAVGGITLELPAGGIEPGETFEQAARRELEEEVGFRAETVRKLSEFYVSPGFLTEKMHLFLAAKLARTAQNLDDDEIVEILRLPLADAVKMISTGEIQDAKTIVGLLLYTHRSVVDV